Proteins found in one Stigmatopora nigra isolate UIUO_SnigA chromosome 15, RoL_Snig_1.1, whole genome shotgun sequence genomic segment:
- the LOC144208373 gene encoding coenzyme Q-binding protein COQ10 homolog, mitochondrial-like: MSNQRIVRTLLNVLDIHSSQSFPRSSKGRLARCICPSGFPMLRRATSAPCTSTNVPSRSFVNLALPVARRRTEYAESRTLGYTAEQMFDVVSNVEQYHKFVPWCKSSRVIEGGEGGDLRAELEIGFPPVLERYISRVTLVPNHQVRASCTDGSLFRHLETTWRFEPGPKDAQKSCKVHFHVSFEFKSTLHSRLAGLFFDEAVKQTVGAFEARAAVLYGRDKRHLATPPRCTYT, from the exons ATGTCAAATCAGCGGATCGTCCGAACTCTTTTGAATGTGCTGGATATCCACTCAAGCCAAAGTTTTCCTAGATCTTCCAAGGGAAGACTTGCCAG ATGCATTTGCCCCAGTGGGTTCCCGATGCTGAGGAGGGCCACTTCGGCCCCGTGCACATCCACGAACGTCCCCTCCCGGAGCTTTGTCAACTTGGCGTTGCCCGTGGCTCGCCGTAGAACCGAGTACGCCGAAAGCCGGACCCTCGG ATATACGGCAGAGCAGATGTTTGACGTTGTATCCAACGTGGAGCAATACCACAAATTCGTGCCTTGGTGTAAGAGCTCCCGGGTCATCGAGGGCGGCGAGGGCGGCGACCTCCGGGCCGAGCTGGAGATCGGCTTCCCTCCCGTGCTGGAGCGCTACATATCGCGAGTCACGTTGGTTCCAAACCATCAAGTTAGG gcTTCTTGTACTGATGGCTCCCTCTTCCGCCATCTTGAAACAACGTGGAGGTTTGAACCAGGACCCAAAGACGCACAAAAATCCTGCAAAGTGCATTTTCAC GTGTCCTTTGAGTTCAAGTCCACGCTTCACTCACGGCTAGCCGGGCTCTTCTTTGACGAGGCGGTCAAGCAGACGGTCGGCGCCTTCGAGGCACGGGCGGCGGTGCTTTATGGGCGGGACAAGCGACACTTGGCCACACCCCCAAGATGTACTTATACGTAG
- the hsd17b1 gene encoding 17-beta-hydroxysteroid dehydrogenase type 1 isoform X1, with protein MDKKVVLITGCSSGIGLSLAVRLASDPQKRFKVYATMRNLAKKERLLESVKGLHKDTLDVLQMDVTDYQSILGARDKVVEKRMDILVCNAGVGLMGPLEAQSLDSMKQILEVNLLGTIQTIKAFLPGMKAQRGGRILVTGSVGGLHGLPFNEVYCASKFAVEGACESLAVLLQHFNIYVSLIECGPVNTDFLVNLKKAELGDSSLRHVDTPTLDLYERYLQHCGHVFQNAAQDTEDIVKVFLDALGSPSPAFRYFTSGAPPPLSELKVSQPDGVRYIGALSELVFSPDEC; from the exons ATGGACAAGAAGGTGGTGTTGATCACGGGATGCTCCTCCGGAATTGGCCTTAGTTTGGCAGTTCGTTTAGCTTCGGATCCGCAAAAAAGGTTTAAAG TTTATGCCACCATGAGGAACCTAGCCAAGAAGGAGCGTCTCCTGGAGAGCGTCAAAGGTCTACATAAGGACACGCTGGATGTTCTGCAGATGGATGTGACGGATTACCAGTCCATACTTGGGGCTAGAGATAAGGTGGTGGAGAAGCGGATGGACATTTTAG TCTGTAACGCCGGTGTGGGTTTGATGGGTCCACTTGAGGCTCAGTCTTTGGACTCTATGAAGCAGATTTTGGAGGTCAACCTTTTGGGGACCATCCAGACCATCAAGGCCTTCCTACCGGGGATGAAAGCTCAACGCGGTGGTCGTATCTTGGTCACGGGCAGCGTTGGAGGCCTTCACG gaCTTCCCTTTAATGAGGTCTACTGCGCCAGCAAGTTCGCCGTGGAGGGGGCCTGTGAAAGCCTCGCCGTTCTCCTGCAACATTTCAACATCTA TGTCAGCCTCATCGAATGTGGCCCGGTCAACACGGACTTCCTGGTCAACCTGAAGAAAGCCGAACTGGGCGACTCGTCCCTCCGCCATGTGGACACGCCCACTTTGGACCTCTATGAACGATATCTACAACATTGCGGTCATGTCTTCCAGAACGCGGCGCAAGACACGGAGGACATTGTCAAG GTTTTTTTGGACGCGCTGGGGTCGCCGAGTCCGGCCTTCAGGTACTTCACCAGTGGCGCGCCGCCCCCCTTGAGCGAGCTGAAGGTCAGCCAACCCGACGGCGTTCGCTACATCGGCGCTTTGAGTGAACTCGTCTTCTCGCCCGATGAATGCTGA
- the hsd17b1 gene encoding 17-beta-hydroxysteroid dehydrogenase type 1 isoform X2 translates to MAAIYATMRNLAKKERLLESVKGLHKDTLDVLQMDVTDYQSILGARDKVVEKRMDILVCNAGVGLMGPLEAQSLDSMKQILEVNLLGTIQTIKAFLPGMKAQRGGRILVTGSVGGLHGLPFNEVYCASKFAVEGACESLAVLLQHFNIYVSLIECGPVNTDFLVNLKKAELGDSSLRHVDTPTLDLYERYLQHCGHVFQNAAQDTEDIVKVFLDALGSPSPAFRYFTSGAPPPLSELKVSQPDGVRYIGALSELVFSPDEC, encoded by the exons atggcagcca TTTATGCCACCATGAGGAACCTAGCCAAGAAGGAGCGTCTCCTGGAGAGCGTCAAAGGTCTACATAAGGACACGCTGGATGTTCTGCAGATGGATGTGACGGATTACCAGTCCATACTTGGGGCTAGAGATAAGGTGGTGGAGAAGCGGATGGACATTTTAG TCTGTAACGCCGGTGTGGGTTTGATGGGTCCACTTGAGGCTCAGTCTTTGGACTCTATGAAGCAGATTTTGGAGGTCAACCTTTTGGGGACCATCCAGACCATCAAGGCCTTCCTACCGGGGATGAAAGCTCAACGCGGTGGTCGTATCTTGGTCACGGGCAGCGTTGGAGGCCTTCACG gaCTTCCCTTTAATGAGGTCTACTGCGCCAGCAAGTTCGCCGTGGAGGGGGCCTGTGAAAGCCTCGCCGTTCTCCTGCAACATTTCAACATCTA TGTCAGCCTCATCGAATGTGGCCCGGTCAACACGGACTTCCTGGTCAACCTGAAGAAAGCCGAACTGGGCGACTCGTCCCTCCGCCATGTGGACACGCCCACTTTGGACCTCTATGAACGATATCTACAACATTGCGGTCATGTCTTCCAGAACGCGGCGCAAGACACGGAGGACATTGTCAAG GTTTTTTTGGACGCGCTGGGGTCGCCGAGTCCGGCCTTCAGGTACTTCACCAGTGGCGCGCCGCCCCCCTTGAGCGAGCTGAAGGTCAGCCAACCCGACGGCGTTCGCTACATCGGCGCTTTGAGTGAACTCGTCTTCTCGCCCGATGAATGCTGA